A window of Microbacterium hominis genomic DNA:
GAGCAGGTGGCCGACGTGCTGCGACGGGATGCCGCGGCCACCCGCCTGGAGAGTCCCGGAGACTATCTGCAGCCCGCCATCCGTGACGCCGACGGGCGATTCTGCGGAACGATGTACTTCGAGCTGCACAGCGCCGAACCGGACCGCACGGCCGAGATCGGCTGGATCCTGCTGCCGCAGGCCCAGGGTCGGGGGTACGCGTGGGAGGCCGCCGCCCTGCTGCTCGATCTCGCGTTCGGCGAGCTGGCGCTGCACCGGGTGTATGCGGAGCTCGATCCGCGCAACGACGCGTCCGTCGCTCTGTGCCTGTCGCTCGGGATGCGGCTCGAGGGCCGGTTCGCCGAGCACATGTGGCTCAAGGGCGAGTGGACCGACACCGGCCACTACGCGATCCTCGAACGGGAGTGGCGCGCAGCGCGCGGCTGACGGGACGCGATGCAGGGCCGGGTGCTCAGCGGTCGATGCGGACGACCTCGTACTCGGTGTCAGGTGTCGGCACGACATCGAACCGGGCATTGGGCAGCAGGAGACTGGACCCGAATCGGGCGACGGTCGTCGGAACACGGAAGGCCGGATCGGTGAGCGTCTCCACCAGCACGCCTGTCGTTCCGCTCGCGTTCAAGCGGACGACTGCCACCTGGTTCAGCTGATTCTGCACGACGTAGAGCGTGCGGCCGACGACGAGCAGGCCGTCCCCGGCGGGCAGTGATGCGCCGCCCAGGTCGACGGCGGTCGCCTCGCCGGTGTCAGGATCCACGCGGAAGAGTGTCGCCGTCGCGGACTGGATCACCAGCAGCGCCCTGTGGTCGGGCGTCTCGACGATCCCGTTGGCGTTGAAGCTCGGCTGCTGAACCCACTCGCCCGTCAGGGGCACGGTCACGGGCGCGTCGGGAAGCTCACCAGACGGACCGATCGGGAGGAAGGAGAGCTCGGGAGCGAAGCTGTTGGTGAACCATGCGCCGTGCCGGGTGAGGATGACGTCATTGATGAACGGCGTATCGCTCGCGAGCTCGAACTCGGCGATCAGGCCTCCCGTCGTCGCGTCGATCACGCGCGCGGTCCCGGTGGGGCCGCCTGCCACGAACAGGCGTCCGAACTGATCGATCTTCAGCCCGACGGAAGGGGTGCCGGGGCCCTCGCTGATGATCTCGCCCTCGCCCGTGCGCACGTCGACGGCGTAGATGTCGCCGTCGGCGAGCGAGCCGAGGTACGCGGTGCCGCCCGGACCGATCGCGATGCCCTCGGGCTGGAAGCCGTCGGGCAGCGGGATGATGTCTTCGACCGCACCACCTCCTCGTGACGGTTGCGCCCCGTAGGCGGCGCCCGCGGTGACCACGAGCAACCCCGTCAGGGTGAGAGCGGCGAATGTACGTGCAACGCTGCGACCGGACATGGGCACATGGTACGTCCGATCGGGCCGTGATATCAGACCCCCGCGTGGCCTCGCCCAGGCGTCCTCGCTCGGATGATCCGCGCGGGGATCGACGCGGCGCCGTCAGGGCGCACTGGCCGGGTGGGCGTCGGCGTCGTACGGTGAAGTCGTCGACGCCGGAGAACGGAGCCACCCGTGAGCGAACGCACCCTCGAGCTGCCGGAGGTCGATCTCGTCTATGACGTGCACGGACCGCTGCCGACCGCGGACGGCCGGCCTCCGCTGGTGATGATCGGCCAGCCGATGGATGCCAGCGGGTTCCAGGCCCAGGTGCCGCTGTTCGCCGATCGCACGGTCGTGACCTACGATCCCCGCGGCCTGGGCAGGAGCACGCGCAAGGACGGAGAGGTCACGAACGAGCCCGAGATCCAGGCTCAGGACGTCCACGCTCTCATCGCGTCCCTCGGGGCCGGCCCCGTGGACATGCTGGCGAGCAGCGGTGGCGCGGTGACAGCCCTCGCGCTGGTCACCGCACACCCCGGCGATGTGGCGACTCTCGTCGCCCACGAGCCGCCGATCGACTGCGTCCTGCCGGATGCGGCAGCTGTTCAGCAGGCGAGGGAGGCCTACACCGCGCTGTATGAGGACAAGGGCTGGGGCGCGGGAATGGCCGGCTTCATCGCGCTGACCTCCTGGGAAGGCGAGATCACAGACGAGTACCTCTCGCAGCCCGCACCCGACCCGGTCGCCTTCGGGCTGCCCGCAGACGACGACGGCCGGCGAGACGATCCGCTCCTGTCCGACCGGTCCTGGGCGGTCACCCACTACCGACCCGACCTCGATGCGCTCCGGGTGGCGCCGACCCGGATCGTCATCGCGGTCGGAGAGGAGTCGGTGAACGTGTACACCGGCCGGACCGCGATCGCCCTCGCCGAACAGCTCGGTCAGCAGGCGACCGTCTTCCCCAGCCACCACGGCGGATTCATGGGCGGCGAGTTCGGCTACGCCGGCCAGCCCGAGGCCTTCGCGGCCAGACTCCGCGAAGTCCTGGATGCCTCTCCCTCGCCGCGCACGTGAACGGATCGACTCAGGCCGCAGGACCGCCACGACGTCTGCTCCGGCCCTGCCATCGTCCGGTTGTGTGAGACGGAGTATCGTCTGGGCCGGAGGGAAGTTGTCATGCCGACATCCGAGATCGTCGATGCCTGGTTCGAGGAGTACGAGAATCCCCAGAAGGACCTGGTCGATGCTGTGAGGCGAGTCGTCCTCGATACCGACGATCGCGTGTCAGAGACGATCAAGTGGCAGGCGCCGACGTTCGTGTACCAGGGGAACATCGCGTCCTTCTTCCCGAGATCTCGGGCGCACGTGAGCCTGATGTTCCATACCGGGGCGTCACTCCCCGACCCCGAAGGCATCCTCGAAGGTGACGGCGCAACATCCCGCGTGGCGAAGTTCACAGATGCCGCAGACCTCGCGAAGAAGACCCACCCGCTTCAGGAACTCGTGCGGGCATGGATCCGCGCGAAGGACGGCGCCTCGCGGTAAGGACCGCGTAGGCCTGCCCGGGATCCCACCGGTCGAGCGCGCGACCTGTGCCGGCGGTCGTCCTCCTGGCACGATTGACCCATGCATGCGATGGTCGGACGCGATCGGGCCGTTCCCAATCTCCCGTCTCGCGACTTCGACGTGACCGAGGCGTTCTACGGCGGCTTCGGGTTCGATCGCGAGTTCCGTGACGACGGATGGATGATCCTCGTCCGCGGCGAGCTGCGCCTGGAGTTCTTCCCGCACCCGGACCTCGACCCCGCGACCAGCAGCTTCATGTGCTCGATCCGGGTCGCCGACGTGCACGAGCTGTACGGGGCCATCCGGCATGCCGGAGTCCACGAGCGAGCGGCGGGGATGCCGCGGCTGCAGCCGGTTCGCATGCAGGAGTGGGGTCTCAGAGCCGGGTATCTGATCGACCCGGACGGCACCCAGCTCGCGCTGATCGAGCAGCCGGCAACGATGTGAGCGAGCACGCGCGCCCGACATGGTCGTCGCACCGCGCGAGAACTCACCAGAAGTCCACAACGCGCCGCAACCGGCGCCGAGTGATGCCCCCTCCTCCGGAGGGCGGGCAAATGCCCGATAGACGGCCGTCGCTGTGCTGGGTACCGTGTCCTCACCGAGCCCGAGACAGTGTTGCTTGCGGCCATTCTGGAGGAGCCCCTGATGATAGCCCTGCGCCGACTCCCCTTCCCCCTGGCCGCCGCCCTCGTCGTGGCGCTCGCCCTGTTGCTCGCGCTCCCGCTGATGGGGGCGAAGGGGGGCAATTCTGCAACCGCGAAGGCATGTCTGAAGGGCGGGTGGGAGAGCCTGTCCGCCGGCGCAACTCCATGGATAGGGTTCACGTCGGAGGATGAGTGTGTCGCCGCGGGGGCGAAGGGCGCCGCACTCGTC
This region includes:
- a CDS encoding GNAT family N-acetyltransferase; the protein is MGLPWDFHPLSGERIHLDLLRDDDLEPLYALQSDPEVCRYLLYEPRSREQVADVLRRDAAATRLESPGDYLQPAIRDADGRFCGTMYFELHSAEPDRTAEIGWILLPQAQGRGYAWEAAALLLDLAFGELALHRVYAELDPRNDASVALCLSLGMRLEGRFAEHMWLKGEWTDTGHYAILEREWRAARG
- a CDS encoding SMP-30/gluconolactonase/LRE family protein is translated as MSGRSVARTFAALTLTGLLVVTAGAAYGAQPSRGGGAVEDIIPLPDGFQPEGIAIGPGGTAYLGSLADGDIYAVDVRTGEGEIISEGPGTPSVGLKIDQFGRLFVAGGPTGTARVIDATTGGLIAEFELASDTPFINDVILTRHGAWFTNSFAPELSFLPIGPSGELPDAPVTVPLTGEWVQQPSFNANGIVETPDHRALLVIQSATATLFRVDPDTGEATAVDLGGASLPAGDGLLVVGRTLYVVQNQLNQVAVVRLNASGTTGVLVETLTDPAFRVPTTVARFGSSLLLPNARFDVVPTPDTEYEVVRIDR
- a CDS encoding alpha/beta fold hydrolase, whose product is MSERTLELPEVDLVYDVHGPLPTADGRPPLVMIGQPMDASGFQAQVPLFADRTVVTYDPRGLGRSTRKDGEVTNEPEIQAQDVHALIASLGAGPVDMLASSGGAVTALALVTAHPGDVATLVAHEPPIDCVLPDAAAVQQAREAYTALYEDKGWGAGMAGFIALTSWEGEITDEYLSQPAPDPVAFGLPADDDGRRDDPLLSDRSWAVTHYRPDLDALRVAPTRIVIAVGEESVNVYTGRTAIALAEQLGQQATVFPSHHGGFMGGEFGYAGQPEAFAARLREVLDASPSPRT
- a CDS encoding DUF1801 domain-containing protein, producing MPTSEIVDAWFEEYENPQKDLVDAVRRVVLDTDDRVSETIKWQAPTFVYQGNIASFFPRSRAHVSLMFHTGASLPDPEGILEGDGATSRVAKFTDAADLAKKTHPLQELVRAWIRAKDGASR
- a CDS encoding bleomycin resistance protein; translated protein: MVGRDRAVPNLPSRDFDVTEAFYGGFGFDREFRDDGWMILVRGELRLEFFPHPDLDPATSSFMCSIRVADVHELYGAIRHAGVHERAAGMPRLQPVRMQEWGLRAGYLIDPDGTQLALIEQPATM